In the genome of Chloroflexota bacterium, one region contains:
- a CDS encoding AAA family ATPase, with product MICASCGKENVAGRKFCIECGARLVAGCPTCGAMNPPGARFCGECGTALAEEDGSRGGAATPQSGDPTRSDGRGGTAIATPISERRLVSVLFADLVGFTSLAEGRDAEETRALLSRYFEIARDVIGRYGGIVEKFIGDAVMAVWGAPVAREDDAERAVRAGLELVDAVRALGPGVEARAGVLTGEAAVTLGATGEGMVAGDLVNTASRLQSVAPPGAVLVGDATHRAASKAIAFEEAGEQTLKGKSAPVPAWRALRVVAEVGGRNRSEALEAPFVGRDEELRLLKEQFHATGRDRRARLVSVIGPAGIGKSRLAWEFLKYLDGLVETMYWHDGRSPAYGDGISFWALGEMVRERCGLLATDDEATTRSRVRETLERWVLDEPERRWIEPAILTLLGLDRTTSDGGGAPARADGLFAAWRTFFERIAAEGTVVLVFEDLHWADSGLLDFIDHLLEWARNLPICIVTLARPELLEQRASWGAGKRNFTSLSLEPLSPAAMRLLLGGLVPGLSDSVVRTIVARADGIPLYAVETVRMLLADGRLTEEGGAYRPVGTLADLAVPETLHALVAARLDGLESADRSLLQDAAVLGQSFTIAGLAAVSTVDAETLEPRLRALVRRELLTLESDPRSPDRGQYAFVQALIREVAYNTLARTDRKSRHLAAARWFESLDDGEGAGELAGARAAQYLAAYRNAPEGPEADALAGQARLALKGAADRAASLGSYRQALGFLRQALETTVDPTELAVLRERAAEAASNDADIETVRSFIDPAIAWYREQGDRTGVARTSALLGMALTNDAQPIAAAAVLEAAVLEAADLESEPDVVRLLTDLSRAYAIVSDPRALELADRAIAAAERLELIPSVAEALVNRALALGFAGRSQEPIAILRGVIPLTEAHGLIQTRLRAGNNLSANLWAFDPRAAHAMNDELIDLARRNGIRGWLSQFLQGGVGSAVYVGEWADADRLIAEIDRDELTPSMAVSLGESEALLFALRGDAARARSTLTGLEPFRGLFDDPRAEGWRHQTLAIIDSLAGSLDQAFAAGMRCAGLGLDMAFVGAEWAARAAIWSGDARRARSALELHLARPERGPVVAADRRVLGAGVRALEGDRAGAIADYRVAIAAYRDLRLPLHLGMSLLDYATIIGPGVPDARAVADEAREIFTRLGSLPLLARLDAGLARWTTSAVRAEAHAARPVASA from the coding sequence GTGATCTGCGCGAGTTGCGGCAAGGAGAACGTCGCAGGTCGAAAATTCTGCATCGAGTGCGGTGCGCGCCTGGTCGCCGGGTGCCCGACGTGCGGCGCGATGAACCCGCCTGGAGCGCGCTTCTGCGGGGAGTGCGGGACCGCGCTGGCCGAGGAGGACGGATCCCGTGGGGGAGCCGCGACGCCACAGTCCGGCGATCCCACCCGATCTGACGGGCGGGGAGGCACGGCCATCGCGACGCCGATCTCCGAGCGTCGCCTCGTATCGGTCCTGTTCGCCGACCTGGTCGGCTTCACCAGCCTGGCCGAAGGCCGCGACGCGGAGGAGACGCGCGCCCTTCTCAGCCGTTATTTCGAGATCGCCCGCGACGTCATCGGCCGCTACGGCGGGATCGTCGAGAAGTTCATCGGCGATGCCGTCATGGCGGTCTGGGGTGCACCCGTCGCGCGCGAGGACGATGCCGAACGGGCGGTTCGGGCGGGCCTCGAGCTCGTCGACGCGGTCCGCGCCCTCGGGCCAGGCGTGGAGGCACGCGCCGGCGTTCTCACCGGCGAGGCCGCCGTGACGCTCGGCGCGACCGGCGAGGGGATGGTCGCCGGCGACCTGGTGAACACCGCGTCGCGCCTGCAGAGCGTGGCTCCGCCGGGTGCCGTCCTCGTCGGCGATGCGACGCATCGGGCGGCGTCGAAGGCCATCGCGTTCGAGGAGGCCGGCGAGCAGACGCTCAAGGGCAAGTCCGCGCCGGTACCCGCGTGGCGCGCGCTCCGCGTCGTCGCCGAGGTAGGCGGTCGGAACCGATCCGAAGCGCTCGAAGCGCCGTTCGTGGGTCGCGACGAGGAACTGCGACTCCTCAAGGAGCAGTTCCATGCGACGGGACGCGACCGGCGCGCCCGCCTCGTCTCCGTCATCGGTCCGGCGGGAATCGGCAAGAGTCGACTCGCCTGGGAGTTCCTCAAGTACCTCGACGGGCTCGTCGAGACGATGTACTGGCACGATGGACGATCGCCGGCGTACGGCGACGGGATCAGTTTCTGGGCACTCGGCGAGATGGTCCGCGAACGCTGCGGGCTCCTGGCGACCGACGATGAGGCCACCACGAGGAGTCGCGTGCGGGAGACGCTCGAGCGCTGGGTCCTGGACGAACCCGAGCGTCGCTGGATCGAGCCCGCGATTCTTACGCTCCTCGGTCTCGACCGCACGACATCCGATGGCGGCGGTGCACCGGCGCGGGCCGATGGACTGTTCGCGGCCTGGCGGACATTCTTCGAGCGGATCGCGGCCGAGGGCACCGTGGTCCTCGTGTTCGAGGACCTCCACTGGGCGGATTCCGGGCTGCTCGATTTCATCGACCACCTGCTCGAGTGGGCGCGCAACCTGCCGATCTGCATCGTCACCCTGGCCCGGCCTGAACTCCTCGAGCAGCGAGCCTCGTGGGGGGCCGGAAAGCGGAACTTCACCAGCCTGAGCCTCGAGCCCCTGTCGCCGGCGGCGATGCGCCTGCTCCTCGGCGGACTCGTGCCCGGCCTCTCGGATTCGGTCGTCAGGACGATCGTCGCCCGCGCCGACGGCATCCCGCTCTACGCCGTCGAGACCGTCCGGATGCTCCTGGCCGACGGCCGGCTCACGGAGGAGGGCGGCGCCTATCGGCCAGTCGGCACGCTCGCCGACCTCGCCGTGCCCGAGACACTGCACGCCCTCGTCGCGGCCCGGCTCGACGGTCTCGAGTCAGCCGACCGATCGCTCCTCCAGGATGCGGCCGTCCTCGGCCAGAGCTTCACAATCGCTGGCCTGGCAGCCGTCTCGACCGTGGATGCCGAGACACTCGAGCCGCGCCTCCGGGCCCTGGTCCGGCGCGAGCTCCTCACCCTGGAATCGGACCCGCGAAGCCCCGATCGCGGGCAGTATGCGTTCGTCCAGGCGCTCATCCGCGAGGTTGCCTATAACACGCTCGCCCGGACCGACCGCAAGAGCCGCCACCTCGCCGCTGCCCGCTGGTTCGAGTCGCTCGATGACGGCGAGGGTGCTGGCGAACTCGCCGGTGCGCGTGCCGCCCAATACCTCGCCGCCTATCGCAACGCGCCGGAGGGACCGGAGGCGGACGCCCTGGCCGGCCAGGCGCGGCTCGCGCTCAAGGGTGCCGCGGACCGTGCCGCGTCACTCGGATCGTATCGGCAGGCCCTCGGGTTCCTCCGCCAGGCGCTCGAGACGACGGTCGACCCGACCGAGCTCGCCGTTCTCCGGGAACGGGCCGCCGAGGCAGCGTCGAACGACGCGGACATCGAGACGGTCCGCTCCTTCATCGACCCGGCCATCGCCTGGTATCGCGAGCAGGGCGATCGGACCGGAGTCGCGCGGACGAGCGCGCTGCTGGGCATGGCCCTCACGAACGACGCCCAACCGATCGCGGCGGCCGCCGTCCTCGAGGCCGCCGTCCTCGAGGCAGCCGATCTCGAATCCGAGCCGGACGTCGTGCGCCTCCTGACCGATCTTTCTCGTGCCTACGCGATCGTCAGTGATCCGCGCGCACTCGAGCTCGCCGATCGGGCGATCGCGGCGGCCGAGCGCCTCGAGCTCATCCCGTCCGTCGCGGAGGCGCTGGTCAACCGCGCGCTCGCCCTCGGATTCGCCGGTCGAAGCCAGGAGCCCATCGCGATCCTGCGGGGTGTCATTCCGCTCACCGAGGCTCACGGACTCATCCAGACCCGCCTGCGGGCCGGGAACAACCTGAGCGCAAATCTCTGGGCGTTCGACCCGCGAGCCGCACACGCCATGAATGACGAGCTCATCGACCTCGCCCGTCGCAACGGGATACGGGGCTGGCTCTCCCAGTTCCTGCAGGGCGGTGTCGGGTCCGCGGTGTACGTCGGCGAGTGGGCGGACGCCGACCGGCTCATCGCAGAGATCGACCGGGACGAGTTGACGCCGTCGATGGCGGTGAGCCTCGGCGAGAGCGAGGCACTCCTGTTCGCCCTGCGTGGCGACGCTGCACGTGCACGGTCGACGCTCACGGGGCTCGAGCCGTTTCGCGGCCTGTTCGACGACCCGCGGGCGGAGGGATGGCGGCATCAGACGCTCGCCATCATCGATTCGCTCGCCGGGAGCCTCGACCAGGCGTTTGCCGCCGGCATGCGATGTGCCGGGCTCGGGTTGGACATGGCATTCGTCGGGGCCGAGTGGGCCGCCCGGGCGGCGATCTGGTCGGGTGACGCGCGACGCGCCCGGAGCGCCCTGGAGCTGCATCTCGCCCGGCCGGAGCGGGGTCCGGTGGTCGCCGCCGACCGGCGCGTCCTGGGCGCCGGTGTCAGAGCGCTCGAGGGCGATCGCGCCGGGGCGATCGCCGACTACCGAGTCGCGATCGCCGCCTATCGCGACCTGCGGCTGCCGCTCCACCTCGGGATGAGCCTGCTCGACTACGCGACGATCATCGGCCCGGGTGTCCCCGACGCGCGCGCGGTCGCCGACGAGGCGCGCGAGATCTTCACGCGTCTCGGGTCCCTGCCGCTCCTCGCCCGTCTCGATGCGGGTCTGGCTCGCTGGACGACGTCCGCGGTTCGGGCAGAAGCGCACGCCGCCCGTCCGGTCGCCTCAGCGTAG